CCTGGTTGGCGACACGGTTAAGCAGCTCTTCGCCCCGGGATGAGCTTCTATAGTCCGGATGCACCGCAACGCAGGCCATTTCGCCGATGCTTTCTTCCGGGAATGGATAAAGTGCGGCGCAGGCAATCGTCAGGTTATCCCGCTGAATAATGGTGAACTTGTCGATCTCCATCTCCAGCTGCTCGCGGGAGCGGCGAACCAGAATCCCCTGCTGCTCCAGCGGGCGAATTAGCTCAAGAATACCGCCGATGTCGTTGATGGTGGCGCGGCGGATTTGCTCGGCGCTTTCCATCACAATCTGCGTGCCGATGCCGTCCCGGGAGAACAGCTCCTGCAGCAGCGCACCGTCTTCCTGATAGCTTAGAAGGTGGCTACGCCGCACGCCGCTGCGGCAGGCTTTCACCGCCCCACGCAGGAAACGTACGGTACCGGAGTGATAGTCACCTGCGTTTTCAAGCGCTTCAATACGCTGCTGCGCTTCGTTCGGGAACAGCTCGGAAATGACGTTGCCCAGATCGTCGGTGACGCCCTGCGCGGAGCAGAACCCAATCATCTTCTCGGCCTTCAGCTTAACCGCAAGCTGGGTGGCCACCTCTTCGGAGGTGAGGTTAAAGCTTTCACCCGTCACGGAAACCGCCACCGGCCCCATCAGCACGATAGCGCCGCTATCCAGCTGGCGATGAATCGCTTCTTCATCGATGCGGCGAACGCGGCCGCTGTGGCAATAATCCACGCCGTCATCCACGCCTAAAGGCTGCGCAATGATGAAGTTCCCGCTGACTACGTTGATATGGGCGCCCTGCAGCGGCGTATTGCCCAGGCTCATGGAGAGCCGGGCGGTGATATCCAGCTGCAGCAAGCCGGCGGCCTGCTTAACCAGCTCGAGAGTCTTCGCGTCGGTGACGCGCGTGTGCTTGTGGTAAACCGGTTCGTGGTGGTGCTCAGCCAGGTTTTCATCAATCTGCGGACGGGCTCCGTACACCACCACCAGGCGGATGCCCAGGCTGTGGAGCAGGCCGATGTCGTTGACGATGCTGGAAAAGTTTTCATGCTCAATGGCTTCGCCGCCGAGCATGATGACAAACGTTTTTCCCCGGTGGGCATTAATATAGGGAACAGAATGGCGGAATCCCTGGACCAGTTCGGTTCTGCGTTCCTTTACCACGGCACACCCTCATTGCATGTTTATTCGTAATTTGTGTATTTTTATTCTTTTATGGCGCCCGGTGCAAGCGCCAATTTTCATCCAGGATAAAATTCCTTTCGCCCGGCCATTCATGCCCTCTTGCGAACGTTTACCCTTTTATAGATGACAGTAACGGCGTGTTTCGCTAAAGTTTTTGGCTCAAATAATAAATTCATCCATTTAGTGACTACCGCCCAGGGGAGCCATGCCAGATTCCAGTTCGTTAATGAGTCGCCGCCGCCTACTTCAGGGAGCCGGAGCCATGTGGCTGCTGAGCGTCAGCAACGTTGGTTTTGCTGCCTCAAGCCAGGTGATTGCCGTGCGCGTCTGGCCGGCCTCGTCTTATACTCGCGTGACGCTGGAGTCGAATCATCAGCTTAAGTATCGCCAGTTCGCCCTCAGCAATCCGGAGCGGGTGGTGGTGGATATCGAAGGGGCGCATTTAAATTCAGTTCTAAAAGGTATCGGCAGCCAGGTTCGCGCTGACGATCCCTTTATTAAATCGGCGCGCGTGGGCCAGTTCGATCCGAAAACCGTTCGCATGGTTTTCGAATTGAAACAAAACGTGACTCCGCATCTGTTCGGGCTGGCGCCGGTAGCCGAATTTAAAGAGCGCCTGGTGATGGATCTTTATCCAGCCAACATGAATAGTGAACAAGATCCGCTGCTGGCGTTACTGGAAGATTACAACAACGGCCAGCTGGACAAGAAAATGCCGGTGGAAAAAGGACCGCAGCCAGGCAAAGCCGGACGAGATCGCCCGATTGTCATCATGCTCGATCCCGGTCATGGCGGCGAAGATCCCGGCGCGATTGGGCCTAACAAAACCCGCGAAAAAGATATTGTGCTCAGCATTGCGCGCAGGCTAAAGGCGCTGCTTGATAAAGAGGGCAATATGAAGGCCTACATGACGCGTAACGAAGACGTGTTTATCCCGCTGAAGGTGCGCGTAGCCAAGGCGCAAAAGCAGCGAGCGGATCTGTTTGTTTCTATTCACGCAGATGCCTTCACCACCGCAGCTGCTCGCGGCTCGTCGGTCTTTGCGCTGTCGACCAAAGGGGCAACCAGTACGGCAGCGAAATATCTGGCGCAAACGCAGAACGCCGCGGACTTAATTGGCGGCGTTGGTAAAAGCGGGGATCGTTATCTCGACCACACGATGTTCGACATGGTGCAGTCGCTGACCATCAACGACAGCCTGAAGTTTGGTAAAGAGGTGCTTAACCGGCTGGGGCGGGTGAATAAACTGCATAAAAACAGCGTCGATCAGGCCGGATTTGCGGTGTTGAAAGCGCCGGATATCCCGTCGATTCTGGTGGAGACGGCCTTCCTCAGTAACCCGGAGGAGGAGCGTAAGCTGCGCACGGCGAAGTTCCAGCAGGAGGTTGCTGAGTCAATTCTGGCGGGGATTAAGGCTTACTTCTCGGACAGTTCGAAGCTGGCAAGAAGAGGGTAGAAGGTGAAATAAGGGCGGGTTGATAACCTGCCTTATTTTTTTATCAACGGCAGAAACAAAAAAACACCCGTAAGGGTGTTCTCAATGTTGGTTGCGGGGGCCGGATTTGAACCGACGACCTTCGGGTTATGAGCCCGACGAGCTACCAGGCTGCTCCACCCCGCGTCCGTCATACTGCTTTTTTTAATGATTGTTCATCATTGCGCTGTTAAACCAGCGACTTTTAATTGGTTGCGGGGGCCGGATTTGAACCGACGACCTTCGGGTTATGAGCCCGACGAGCTACCAGGCTGCTCCACCCCGCGTCCGTGGATGCGCACTATACTCTGCTCGGTTTTTGTTGCAACCCTTTTTTGGAATAAATTCCTGAATTTCCCATTACTTGTTGAATTAACCCGCATAATGGCCACAAAACAGACGTTTTTGCTATGCGGGAAGAGCAACTCGTTTAATTCTCGCAGCGCGTTTGCTATCTTCGGCGAGGCGTAAAGAGGCAACCAGCAGGGCTAAAGAGTAATGAAAGGACGTTGGATTAAGTACATAGCAGCGGGAGCCATGTTAACCATGCTGGCTGCCTGCTCATCAAAACCGACCGATCGCGGTCAACAATATAAAGACGGTAAGTTCTCCCAGCCTTTCTCGCTGGTGAATCAGCCCGATGCAGTTGGCGCGCCTATCAACGCCGGCGACTATGCTGAGCAGGTTAATCAGATTCGTTCTGCTTCACCGCGCCTCTATAATAATGGCAGCGATATCTATAATGCGGTGCAGCAGTGGCTGCGTGCGGGCGGCGATACTCGCCAGCTGAAGCAGTTTGGCCTTGATGCCTGGCAGATGGAAGGGGCCGACAACTACGGTAACGTCCAGTTTACCGGCTACTATACGCCGGTCATTCAGGCTCGCCATACCCGGCAGGGCGAATTCCAGTACCCGATTTACCGCATGCCGCCAAAACGCGGCCGCCTGCCGTCCCGCGCGGAAATTTACAGCGGCGGGCTGAGCGATAGCTATGTTCTCGCCTACAGCAACTCCCTGATGGATAACTTCATCATGGACGTGCAGGGCAGCGGCTACATTGACTTTGGCGACGGCCAGCCTCTGACCTTCTTCGGCTATGCCGGGAAAAACGGCCAC
This region of Cedecea lapagei genomic DNA includes:
- the argA gene encoding amino-acid N-acetyltransferase → MVKERRTELVQGFRHSVPYINAHRGKTFVIMLGGEAIEHENFSSIVNDIGLLHSLGIRLVVVYGARPQIDENLAEHHHEPVYHKHTRVTDAKTLELVKQAAGLLQLDITARLSMSLGNTPLQGAHINVVSGNFIIAQPLGVDDGVDYCHSGRVRRIDEEAIHRQLDSGAIVLMGPVAVSVTGESFNLTSEEVATQLAVKLKAEKMIGFCSAQGVTDDLGNVISELFPNEAQQRIEALENAGDYHSGTVRFLRGAVKACRSGVRRSHLLSYQEDGALLQELFSRDGIGTQIVMESAEQIRRATINDIGGILELIRPLEQQGILVRRSREQLEMEIDKFTIIQRDNLTIACAALYPFPEESIGEMACVAVHPDYRSSSRGEELLNRVANQARQMGLSKLFVLTTRSIHWFQERGFLPVDVELLPASKKEMYNYQRKSKVLMADLT
- the mltA gene encoding murein transglycosylase A; the encoded protein is MKGRWIKYIAAGAMLTMLAACSSKPTDRGQQYKDGKFSQPFSLVNQPDAVGAPINAGDYAEQVNQIRSASPRLYNNGSDIYNAVQQWLRAGGDTRQLKQFGLDAWQMEGADNYGNVQFTGYYTPVIQARHTRQGEFQYPIYRMPPKRGRLPSRAEIYSGGLSDSYVLAYSNSLMDNFIMDVQGSGYIDFGDGQPLTFFGYAGKNGHAYRSIGKVLIDRGEVKKEDMSMQAIRHWGETHSEAEVRELLEQNPSFVFFKPASYAPVKGASAVPLIGRASVASDRSIIPAGTTLLTEVPLLDNNGKFTGQYELRVMVALDVGGAIKGQHFDIYQGIGPDAGHRAGWYNHYGRVWVLKPAPGAGSSGNVFSG
- the amiC gene encoding N-acetylmuramoyl-L-alanine amidase AmiC, yielding MPDSSSLMSRRRLLQGAGAMWLLSVSNVGFAASSQVIAVRVWPASSYTRVTLESNHQLKYRQFALSNPERVVVDIEGAHLNSVLKGIGSQVRADDPFIKSARVGQFDPKTVRMVFELKQNVTPHLFGLAPVAEFKERLVMDLYPANMNSEQDPLLALLEDYNNGQLDKKMPVEKGPQPGKAGRDRPIVIMLDPGHGGEDPGAIGPNKTREKDIVLSIARRLKALLDKEGNMKAYMTRNEDVFIPLKVRVAKAQKQRADLFVSIHADAFTTAAARGSSVFALSTKGATSTAAKYLAQTQNAADLIGGVGKSGDRYLDHTMFDMVQSLTINDSLKFGKEVLNRLGRVNKLHKNSVDQAGFAVLKAPDIPSILVETAFLSNPEEERKLRTAKFQQEVAESILAGIKAYFSDSSKLARRG